Below is a genomic region from Hypomesus transpacificus isolate Combined female chromosome 1, fHypTra1, whole genome shotgun sequence.
CTTGGTCGATACCAGATGTTCTCCATTACATAAGAAAAAATTCAGTGGATTTAAGATATTAAAATGTCATGTTGAAACTGAAGTCACAACGTTGTAATCACTATACAATCATTAAATGGATGCTGTGTCCAGCTATAGTCACTATGATCTAAGTCTTATTTAGCCCAATTTCCCAAAGCCATCACTCAGGATTAAACTTTTAAATTGACTTCTGACAGTATGCATTTATGTGACAACACCCAACTAAGTCACCAAATAATATCCATGTCTTAGTTTGATCCCATTAGTTAAAGGGGCAGTTGGTAATCCAACCATTTACATGTTCATCATCACCTCATAAATCCACCTGGCATTGAACCAATTAAGTGAATTATGTAATGTATACTATGTGCCAATGAGGAAGTAACATGGAGTTTTCCAGACAGTTCTTCCTTGTCAGAGGGTTTATAGGTTTTTTTAAGTGCAATTCTATGGGTGTATTAGAAGCCCTCCGATTGTAAGAGGGgatatacaaatacaatttgacTAAGGAGTTAGGTGTTGTGGAAAACCTACACATTTCCACCCCAATATTCATAGACATGGTGAGGATTCACTTTCAATCTGAAAAACCTGTTTCTCCAGTGCTGAAGTCAGATCTCATTCCACTCAGCATTCATAACTCTTGAATGATTCAATAAGACAAGCTAATATTGCTATAATATTTATTATAAAAAACAAGGTCTTATGATCCATACACATCACTTCCACAAGTAATCCCCCATAGTTTGCGATGTGCATCTCCTtcctaaaaataaaaacaaaggcAAATTAGGAAACAACTTCTGTATCATAGCCTGCATATGTACAAAGACAGTAACATGTTCATACTCATGTTTCACCAATACACCTGTAATTCAGCCAGGTGGGGGTGCAGGGGCACCAGGATTGGGACAGAATCACCTTGGGTGATGCATCAGCAGTTAGCATGGTCCCCAGGTCTGGATGCACTGGAGACACCATGTTCCTCTTTGCCAGATCGATGTGCTGGCACTGGTCACAGGACAACCTGAGAGACAACACAAAGTAAAGAATGAACCACTAGTCAGGTAAATCTTTCCCTTTCTGGAGGTAGACACTAGGTGCTATTCCATGCGCATAAACACAGGAATAGCAGTGTGTCTCCTTAACCATTACATATTTATAAGGACCAAATTGACCAGAAACCCCCTTTTTACTAAATACAAGACGCTATAGATTAAGTCTAAGTAGTAACGATTGAGTAAATGCAAGAACCTTAGTAAACATGGTACATTTGTGTACCATTTGAAAATCCATAGCTTTAAATACTTGACCAACACATAGTGAAGACAGGTTGATTTACATACCTAGTTGCTGGATGTGATCCTAAAGAGATATTTCAGAGTCCTATCACAATCGACCCCAGGTATTGAACAGGGTCCTGTATAAACAAACTGCTACAGCTATTTTGGCGTACTGGGATAACAGTATGAACACCTAAATGTAGGaatcaaaaataaatatgaGAGCCCTCCAGTCCACAATAAATTCACAAAAGCATAAAGGTAACTACTGTACGAGACAAAGTGCAAGTCATAttgaatttactttattagCCATCTAGAAAGCCTCCATGCATTGGCTATGGGCAACGTGACTTTACCATCCCACTGGGAGCTTGCATACAATAAATTGGAAGAAAAACCGGTTAACTAATGATGCGAAAACAAGTATAGTTTCAATTCACCTGTAACCAAGAGAAGAGGCGAACTTAAGGCAACCTGGTTAAATGAGTAAGAACTagctaaacttgtttaactttttatttaaaatgaacatacataTGTATATCAATGCTTAACAATAGTAGTTTGATCTTCAGACAGATTATACAATATACATCGAGATATTGCTGGAAGTGAAGGAAACGAACAGACTGATAAGGTGGACGCTTTGTGTAGTGGCTGGGAATCTACTGACGTACTTCGTTGATTTACAAAACATTGGCAAGAAAATGAAACTGACTGCATCCGCTCCACCAATCCCGCGAACACTACAACCTAAGGGCTATAATAGTGGACAGttacacaatttacatcagAGACATAAGCTAGGATATCCAATGCCATAGCACATGCGCCCCTTCCCAATACATTGAAAACACACTAGTCTTAGGGAAATTCGATACCATTTGCTTAAAATGCAGATAAGAAAAATATAGTAGTATTTAACAAAACAATCCTAAGTTACTAAATTCGAGAAGATGCTGTACGCATAACTAAATAAAAAGCAGGTCAACTAACGACAGCTACACGCCCTCAACTTTAAACATAAGATAAATGAATTCTGCAATCGAACGTGTCCTACGGCAACAGCTGGTCGTGCAAATCAGGTTCTGGGAAGTGATCTTCCTACCTGTTTGGTTTTGAGGTCTTCGTTAATGATTAGGGTTCACAGTGTCCGCATTTTGGCCTGGTGTTTTACGGCTGATGCCCCATGACTGATTTGAGCTCGGTTAGACGTCCAATCTGACGGTATTGAGGGTGTGAGAATTCTTACGAATAGTCTGTCGTGGACATTGGTTCAGTAGCCGCCATAGGCACCTCTGCCGTAGCCTCCAGCACCGCCTCGAGCATAGGGAGCACTGCTCCGACCCGCAGCGTAATTGGCGCCGCTTTTCATGGGCCCGTATCCGGAGGCTTGCTGGTTGTAGCCAGTGCCAAAGTCACTGTAACCGTTGCCGCCACCATAACCACCCATCTGGTCGCCGTAGCCCCCTCCGTAACCACCGGCAgctccatatcctcctccataACCACCACTAGCATAGCCGCCGCCATAGCCTCCATCATAGCCCCCACCGTAACCACCCCCATAACCGGTGTTGTAACCACCTCCTCTAGCACTGCCGTAGCCGTTTTGATTGCCTCTCatgcctctcccccctctactCCTACCACCACCGCCGCCGCGCATTTCTTGCTTGGTCAGGGCTTTCTTCACCTCCACTCTGTGTCCGTTGATGGTGTGGAACTTTAGAAGGGCTGCTTTATCTGCAGCATCGTCGTCTGTGAAATGAACAAAGCCGAAGCCCCTCTTCTTTCCGGTTTCCTTTTCAGATATAACTTCGGCCTTCTGTACCTCACCGAATTGAGTAAAATACTCAGTTAGATGTTCATCTTCAATATCATCTTTCAGTCCCCCGACGAATATTTTCTTAACCTTTGCGTTTATCACTGGGTCATCGGCATCTTCGCGAGCAACAGCCCTCTTTACCTCCACGTTTTTGCCATCGACGACATGTGGCCTAGCCGCCATTGCAGCGTCGGCCTCCTCCGCGGTCTTGTAGGTTACAAAGCCGAAACAGCGGGATCTCTGTAGTTGCTGATTCATGACTACAGCACAGTCGGTAAGCTCACCGAATTGCTCAAAATGCTTGCGGAGTCCGTCATTGTCGGTATCGACGTTCAGTCCACCGACGAAAAGTTTGCAGATTTTGGCAGCGTTGTCCATTTTAGACCTTCTGTGTTTGTCGTTACCAGCGTCAAAAGAATATGAAGGTTGTGTGGGGGAGGGATTCAAGCTGTATTTATAGGGGATCATGACGTCACATTTCACGAACGCGCTTGCCAATCGCACGACAGTGCGCCCATTTTGAGATCTGGAGAGGTTTTAAAGTAAATATGTGAATACTGATAAACTATCTAGGACATCCACTACGTGGAAAGCAGTTCATTTATATGTGTTTGCTGATACACAGTGTGTGATGGTTTAGAAAGCAGACTTGCAGACTTGAAAACAAATGCGACTGCAGTCTATTCACATTGCAAATGGTAAAACAATTTCCTTTGTATTATAACTGTTGTTGTAATATTGTATTATAATTTGTATTATCCATGTTTTTGATTGAACCCAGAAATCAATAAAcctgaacacattttcatgtgTCTTCCATATGACACATGCTTCTGTACATTTGTTATTAAAACCTACTTAACCTCTATCGTGGTTTATTGGATTTAAGCAGTAGACTAGAATATTGTGAGCCCGAAATGTGAAACTTGGATTCAATGTCAGCTGGGAAACTGATGAGTATATTTGCACAACAGCAGAGGGCAGGTCATGTGGTCATCTGAACAATGACTTTGGTAATGCAGCCTAGTGCTACCTATTTGTGATTGAATAGATTGATGAGGCCCCTCAGCCTTTATGTAAAGTCATCAATAGGGCAATTGAGACTCAAGGTGCCAACAGTATCAAACTGCATTTGCCGATACTTGCTGAGGAGTGTAGAATATGGTCTAAATGGTCATCACACCATGATTATTTGTAAATGGTGACacatccatctcctcccctgAAGTGTTCACTACCCTCTCATGCATCACAAACTTCTTTTCACAACGTTTTTTCCAACTACCTGCCATTTTCAAACATCCCAGTCAAGCCTTGGGAGTTTGTTGTGGATTCATATTTTATAGTATATATAGTGATACAAGTTATATACCATTAAGTGGCTGGTTGGGAAAAAATGACAGGATACATTTTTACTTAAATCTTTATCATCATTGTTTCTTGAGCAATCCATCTATCCTACCAAGATAAACATGCATGAGCAGTTTCTGAAGTCGTTCTACTATGACAATACTTAACAGTTGAAAAGCAACCAGCCAATGAAAAGTGGATGGTAATGATTGAGATTCATGACAAGGTGACCATTAATCATCAAGGAACACCTAAGCCAAACTATGCTGTCCTATGAAATCGGAAGTCACACAAACTATCAGCCAGCAGATACAATTTTATGAGCAAAAATATTCACAACATATTTTCTTTATTGTAATGCACAGGGTTTATCAttgtaaaatatatatgaaGTTAAATGGCAAACATTAAGTGATGTGGATGAAACTCATCACTTTCATTTCAAATGAACAAATATCAAAAGTACAGTGACTAGTTCACATGTCTAAGTTGGTTGGAAAATAAGGAATTGCCAAACCACACACAATGTAGGAAGACCACTTGGCAATAGAAAACAGATAATTTAGCTATTCTATTGAAAACGTATCTGAAAAAACATCCACCTTTTGTCAAGGGGATCTTCTGGTGTTCTAAAACTATGATAGGTTGGTGTAGGTTAGACACTGTAGTTCTTATTAGTTTGTTTTGGTCATTCTCCAGTTTAGTCCCTTCAGTTACTGAGAAGACAAGAGAAACATTGCCCAAATATAAACAATTGACAAACCCAAATCTGTACACCATGATGGTCAAATCTGTATCCAGTATTTTTCTAAAAAGGAGCCAATTTCCTAAGTCCTCAAATCAACGCCCATGCCCCTAAACATGGCTACAAACAATGTTAACAAGAATGTGCATCACAAAACGAGAGGCCACTATGCAGTTCACTGGACCCCGCCTATAACTCAGTCTGCCAAGTTTATATTGACAGCACGCTACT
It encodes:
- the LOC124468452 gene encoding heterogeneous nuclear ribonucleoprotein A0-like encodes the protein MDNAAKICKLFVGGLNVDTDNDGLRKHFEQFGELTDCAVVMNQQLQRSRCFGFVTYKTAEEADAAMAARPHVVDGKNVEVKRAVAREDADDPVINAKVKKIFVGGLKDDIEDEHLTEYFTQFGEVQKAEVISEKETGKKRGFGFVHFTDDDAADKAALLKFHTINGHRVEVKKALTKQEMRGGGGGRSRGGRGMRGNQNGYGSARGGGYNTGYGGGYGGGYDGGYGGGYASGGYGGGYGAAGGYGGGYGDQMGGYGGGNGYSDFGTGYNQQASGYGPMKSGANYAAGRSSAPYARGGAGGYGRGAYGGY